The following are encoded in a window of Castanea sativa cultivar Marrone di Chiusa Pesio chromosome 5, ASM4071231v1 genomic DNA:
- the LOC142636370 gene encoding cellulose synthase A catalytic subunit 8 [UDP-forming]-like, with amino-acid sequence MKSETETETNMMEPEHGVPAVCNSCGEHDNTAEVFMACHVCNFSICKACADLEIKEGQNLCLRCGAPYAENTVGDAELKESGNQSTMAAHPNNSQDVGHHSRRISNMSSVDIETNDESGHPIWKNRVESWKDKKNKKKKAETKAEILTEKDDQVQSEQQMGEEEKQSPEAPEALSSVIPIPPNQIKPYRVVVITRLIILALFFYYRITHPVDGAYGLWLTSIICEIWFALSWILDQFPKWSPINRVTYIDKLSARFEKEGEPSQLASVDVFVSTVDPMKEPPLITANTVLSILAMDYPVDKVCCYLSDDGASMLSFESLVETADFARKWVPFCKKFAIEPRTPEYYFAQKFDYLKDKVQPSFVKERRAIKRDYEEFRVRINALVAKAQKKPEEGWTMQDGRPWPGNDSNNHTGMIQVFLGHSGAHDVEGNELPRLVYVSREKRPVYRHHKKAGAENALIRVSAVLTNAPYILNLDCDHYVNNCKAVREAMCFLMDPQVGRDVCYVQFPNRFDGIDRSDRYANRNTVFFDINMKGLDGIQGPVYVGTGCVFNRQALYGYGPPSLPGLPTAPPPSRSWFGKRSSKEPSKDPSEVYRDAKQEELDAGIFNLKEIENYDQNERSLLISQMSLERTFGTSSVFIESTLMENGGVPESADPSTLIKEAIHVISCGYEQKTSWGREIGWIYGSVTEDILTGFKMHCRGWRSIYCMPLRPAFKGSVPLNLSDRLHQVLRWALGSVEIFLSRHCPLWYGYAAGRLKWLQRLAYINTVVYPFTSFPLVVYCTIPAICLLTGKFIVATDTMTNLGNLLYLGLTTSIILTNVIEMWWSGVSIQDWWRNEQFWVIGGVSSHLFAVFQGFLNLMGGIDTNFTVTAKAADDIEFGDLYIVKWTTLLIPPTTLIIINIVGIVAGFSDALNKGIGAWGPLFGKNFFAFWVISHLFPFMKGLMGRQNRTPTIVVLWSVLLASVFSLIWVKIDPFVNKVDSSTIAPTCIAIDCDITT; translated from the exons ATGAAAAGTGAAACTGAAACTGAAACAAACATGATGGAGCCTGAGCATGGGGTTCCTGCTGTTTGCAATTCTTGTGGTGAGCATGACAATACTGCGGAGGTGTTTATGGCTTGCCATGTGTGCAATTTCTCCATTTGTAAGGCTTGTGCTGACTTGGAGATTAAGGAGGGGCAGAACCTATGCTTGCGCTGTGGTGCTCCATATGCTG AGAACACAGTGGGTGATGCTGAACTGAAGGAATCAGGCAATCAATCCACAATGGCAGCTCACCCCAATAACTCTCAG GATGTTGGACATCATTCTAGACGCATCAGTAACATGTCTTCCGTGGATATTG AAACAAATGATGAATCCGGGCATCCTATCTGGAAGAACAGAGTGGAGAGTTGGAAGgataaaaagaacaagaagaaaaaggctGAAACTAAGGCTGAAATTTTGACTGAAAAGGATGATCAAGTTCAATCTGAACAGCAGATGGGAGAGGAAGAGAAACA GTCCCCAGAGGCTCCAGAAGCACTTTCAAGTGTTATTCCAATTCCACCCAACCAAATTAAACCATACAGAGTTGTTGTAATCACTCGATTGATAATTTTGGCTCTCTTCTTCTATTACCGAATAACACATCCTGTTGATGGTGCTTATGGTCTGTGGCTCACTTCTATCATATGTGAGATCTGGTTTGCTCTTTCTTGGATATTGGATCAGTTCCCTAAATGGTCTCCAATCAATAGGGTGACATATATCGACAAGCTGTCTGCAAG GTTTGAAAAAGAGGGTGAACCCTCCCAGCTCGCTTCTGTGGATGTCTTTGTGAGCACAGTTGATCCAATGAAAGAACCACCATTGATCACTGCCAATACTGTGCTTTCCATCCTTGCAATGGACTACCCCGTGGATAAAGTCTGCTGCTATTTGTCTGATGATGGAGCTTCCATGCTTTCATTTGAATCTCTTGTTGAAACGGCTGACTTTGCAAGAAAGTGGGTACCATTCTGCAAAAAATTTGCTATTGAACCACGTACACCTGAGTACTACTTTGCACAGAAGTTTGACTATTTGAAGGATAAAGTTCAACCTTCTTTTGTGAAAGAACGTAGAGCAATAAAG AGAGATTATGAAGAGTTTAGAGTGCGCATTAATGCTTTAGTAGCAAAGGCTCAAAAAAAACCAGAAGAAGGTTGGACTATGCAAGATGGAAGACCTTGGCCAGGGAATGACAGTAATAACCACACAGGAATGATTCAG GTTTTCCTTGGACATAGTGGTGCCCATGATGTAGAGGGAAATGAACTTCCTCGACTGGTCTATGTATCCAGGGAGAAAAGACCAGTCTACCGACACCACAAGAAAGCTGGTGCTGAAAATGCTCTG ATTAGGGTGTCTGCGGTTCTTACAAATGCTCCCTACATCCTCAACCTTGATTGTGATCACTATGTTAACAATTGCAAGGCAGTTCGTGAGGCGATGTGCTTCTTGATGGACCCACAAGTTGGTCGGGATGTATGCTATGTGCAGTTCCCTAATAGGTTTGATGGAATTGATCGTAGTGATCGATATGCCAACCGCAACACAGTTTTCTTTGAT ATTAATATGAAAGGACTAGATGGCATTCAAGGACCAGTTTATGTGGGAACAGGTTGTGTTTTCAATAGGCAAGCACTTTATGGCTATGGACCTCCTTCTTTGCCTGGCTTACCTACGGCTCCTCCCCCATCCCGCTCATGGTTTGGCAAGCGCTCCTCCAAGGAGCCCTCTAAAGATCCTTCAGAGGTTTACCGAGATGCAAAACAAGAAGAACTTGATGCTGGCATATTTAACCTCAAGGAGATTGAAA ATTATGATCAAAACGAGAGGTCATTGCTGATCTCCCAGATGAGCCTTGAGAGAACTTTTGGCACTTCTTCAGTATTTATTGAGTCTACACTAATGGAAAATGGAGGAGTGCCTGAATCTGCTGACCCATCAACATTGATCAAGGAAGCAATTCATGTCATTAGCTGTGGTTATGAACAGAAGACTTCATGGGGAAGAGAG ATTGGTTGGATATATGGTTCGGTCACTGAGGATATTTTGACGGGTTTCAAAATGCACTGCCGAGGATGGAGATCAATTTACTGCATGCCCTTGAGACCAGCATTCAAAGGTTCAGTCCCCCTCAACCTATCTGATCGACTACACCAAGTTCTCCGGTGGGCACTTGGATCTGTGGAGATTTTCCTTAGCAGACATTGTCCCTTATGGTATGGTTATGCAGCAGGCCGCCTCAAATGGCTTCAAAGACTAGCATATATAAACACAGTTGTTTATCCATTTACATCCTTCCCTCTCGTAGTATACTGCACAATCCCTGCAATTTGCCTTCTCACAGGAAAATTTATTGTAGCAACAGATACG ATGACCAACCTCGGAAACCTCCTTTATCTTGGCCTTACCACCTCCATCATTCTTACTAATGTGATTGAGATGTGGTGGAGTGGTGTCAGCATTCAAGACTGGTGGAGAAATGAGCAGTTCTGGGTGATTGGAGGTGTTTCATCCCATCTCTTTGCCGTCTTCCAAGGATTCCTCAACCTGATGGGTGGAATTGATACCAACTTCACAGTCACTGCAAAGGCAGCTGATGACATAGAGTTTGGTGATCTCTACATTGTCAAGTGGACAACACTTCTCATCCCTCCAACAACGCTAATCATAATCAACATTGTTGGCATTGTTGCTGGATTTTCCGATGCACTTAACAAGGGAATTGGAGCATGGGGGCCACTCTTTGGCAAGAATTTCTTTGCTTTCTGGGTTATTTCTCATCTCTTTCCATTCATGAAGGGTCTCATGGGTCGCCAAAACCGGACTCCAACCATTGTTGTTCTTTGGTCAGTGCTGTTGGCCTCAGTGTTCTCTCTTATTTGGGTGAAGATAGATCCCTTTGTGAACAAAGTTGACAGCTCAACCATTGCCCCAACCTGCATTGCTATAGATTGTGATATCACTACATGA
- the LOC142636387 gene encoding cellulose synthase A catalytic subunit 8 [UDP-forming]-like — protein MMESGVPVCNSCGEQVGVNANGELFVACHECNFSICKACVDLEIKEGRKLCLRCGAPYDENSLDDAEVKVSGNRSTMAAHLSDPQEVGLHARHISSVSTVDSELNDESGNPIWKNRVESWKDKKSKKKKAATKAEKDNQVPSEQQMEEKLSPDAAQPLSAIIPIPSSKLTPYRAVIIMRLIILSLFFHYRITHPVDSAFGLWLTSVICEIWFAFSWVLDQFPKWSPIQRETFIDRLSARFEREGEPSQLAAVDFFVSTVDPLKEPPLITANTVLSILAVDYPVDKVSCYLSDDGAAMLSFESLVETSEFARKWVPFCKKFAIEPRAPEFYFAQKIDYLKDKVQPSFVKERRAMKRDYEEFKVRINGLVAKAQKTPEEGWTMQDGTSWPGNNTRDHPGMIQVFLGHTGAHDMEGNELPRLVYVSREKRPGYQHHKKAGAENALVRVSAVLTNAPYILNLDCDHYVNNSKAVREAMCFLMDPQVGRDLCYVQFPQRFDGIDRSDRYANRNTVFFDVNMKGLDGLQGPVYVGTGCVFNRQALYGYGPSSMPSLPKSSSSSCSWCGCCSCCCPSKKTPKDPSDVYRDAKREELDAAIFNLREIDNYDEHERSMLISQMSFEKTFGLSSVFIESTLMENGGVPESVNPAALINEAIHVISCGYEEKTAWGKEIGWIYGSVTEDILTGFKMHCRGWRSIYCMPVRPAFKGSAPINLSDRLHQVLRWALGSVEIFLSRHCPLWYGFAGGRLKWLQRLAYTNTIVYPFTSLPLIAYCTIPAVCLLTGKFIIPTLSNLASTLFLGLFMSIIVTSVLELRWSGVSIEDWWRNEQFWVIGGVSAHLFAVFQGFLKMLAGVDTNFTVTSKAADDGEFGELYLVKWTTVLIPPTTLIIINLVGVVAGFSDALNKGYEAWGPLFGKVFFAFWVILHLYPFLKGLMGRQNRTPTIVVLWSVLLASVFSLVWVRINPFVGKADNSSLSQGCISIDC, from the exons ATGATGGAGTCTGGAGTTCCTGTTTGCAATTCTTGTGGTGAGCAAGTTGGAGTCAATGCCAATGGGGAATTGTTTGTGGCTTGCCATGAATGCAATTTCTCCATTTGCAAGGCTTGTGTTGACTTGGAGATTAAGGAGGGGCGCAAACTTTGCTTGCGTTGTGGTGCTCCATATGATG AGAACTCACTGGATGATGCTGAAGTGAAGGTTTCAGGCAATCGATCCACTATGGCAGCTCACCTCAGTGATCCTCAG GAAGTTGGACTTCATGCTAGACATATCAGTAGTGTATCCACAGTGGATAGTG AACTAAATGATGAATCTGGGAATCCAATCTGGAAGAATAGGGTGGAGAGTTGGAAGGATAagaagagcaaaaagaaaaaggctgctactaAGGCTGAAAAGGATAATCAAGTTCCATCTGAGCAGCAGATGGAAGAGAAACT GTCCCCAGATGCTGCACAACCACTTTCAGCTATTATTCCGATTCCATCCAGCAAGCTCACACCATATAGAGCTGTTATAATCATGAGATTGATAATTTTGTCACTCTTCTTCCATTACCGAATAACACATCCTGTTGATAGTGCTTTTGGTCTGTGGCTCACTTCTGTCATATGTGAGATATGGTTTGCTTTTTCTTGGGTATTGGATCAGTTCCCTAAATGGTCTCCAATCCAGAGGGAGACATTTATTGACAGGCTGTCTGCAAG GTTTGAAAGAGAGGGTGAACCCTCCCAGCTTGCTGCTGTGGATTTCTTTGTGAGTACAGTTGACCCTTTGAAAGAACCACCGTTGATCACTGCCAATACTGTGCTTTCCATCCTTGCTGTGGACTACCCTGTGGATAAAGTCTCCTGCTATTTGTCAGATGATGGAGCTGCCATGCTTTCATTTGAATCTCTTGTTGAAACATCTGAATTTGCAAGGAAGTGGGTACCGTTCTgcaaaaaatttgcaattgaaCCACGTGCACCTGAGTTTTACTTTGCACAGAAGATTGACTATTTGAAGGATAAAGTGCAACCTTCATTTGTCAAGGAACGTAGAGCAATGAAG AGAGATTATGAAGAGTTTAAAGTGCGGATTAATGGTTTAGTAGCAAAGGCTCAGAAAACGCCAGAAGAAGGCTGGACAATGCAAGATGGAACATCTTGGCCAGGGAATAACACCCGTGACCACCCAGGAATGATTCAG GTTTTCCTTGGACATACTGGTGCCCATGATATGGAGGGAAATGAACTTCCTCGACTGGTCTATGTATCCAGAGAAAAGAGACCAGGCTACCAGCACCACAAGAAAGCTGGTGCTGAAAATGCTCTG GTTCGAGTATCTGCAGTTCTTACCAATGCTCCCTACATCCTCAACCTTGACTGTGATCATTATGTTAATAATAGCAAGGCGGTTCGTGAGGCAATGTGTTTCTTGATGGATCCACAAGTTGGTCGAGATTTATGCTACGTGCAGTTCCCTCAGAGGTTTGATGGCATTGATCGCAGTGACAGATATGCCAACCGAAACACGGTTTTCTTTGAT GTTAACATGAAAGGATTAGATGGCCTTCAAGGACCAGTTTATGTGGGAACAGGTTGTGTTTTCAATAGGCAAGCACTTTATGGCTATGGGCCGAGTTCTATGCCCAGCTTACCTAAGTCTTCCTCCTCATCCTGCTCATGGTGTGGCTGCTGCTCTTGTTGCTGCCCCTCCAAGAAGACTCCTAAAGATCCCTCAGACGTTTACCGAGATGCAAAACGGGAAGAGCTAGATGCGGCAATCTTTAACCTCAGGGAGATTGATA ATTATGATGAGCATGAAAGGTCAATGCTGATCTCCCAGATGAGCTTTGAGAAAACTTTTGGCTTGTCTTCTGTATTTATTGAGTCTACACTAATGGAAAATGGTGGAGTTCCTGAATCTGTCAACCCAGCAGCATTGATTAATGAAGCAATTCATGTCATCAGCTGTGGTTATGAAGAAAAGACCGCATGGGGAAAAGAG ATTGGTTGGATATATGGCTCAGTCACTGAGGATATTTTAACTGGTTTCAAGATGCACTGCCGAGGATGGAGATCAATTTACTGCATGCCCGTAAGGCCTGCATTCAAAGGTTCAGCCCCTATCAATCTGTCTGATAGATTGCATCAAGTCCTCCGGTGGGCACTTGGGTCTGTGGAGATTTTCCTTAGCAGACATTGTCCCCTATGGTATGGGTTTGCAGGAGGCCGCCTCAAATGGCTTCAAAGACTAGCGTATACAAACACCATTGTTTATCCATTTACATCCCTCCCTCTCATTGCCTATTGCACAATTCCTGCAGTTTGCCTTCTCACCGGAAAATTCATCATACCAACG CTTTCCAACCTAGCAAGCACCCTGTTTCTTGGCCTTTTCATGTCCATCATTGTGACCAGTGTGCTTGAACTACGGTGGAGTGGTGTCAGCATAGAAGACTGGTGGCGTAATGAGCAGTTCTGGGTGATTGGAGGTGTTTCAGCCCATCTCTTTGCTGTCTTCCAAGGTTTCCTAAAGATGTTAGCTGGAGTTGACACCAACTTCACTGTCACTTCAAAGGCAGCTGATGATGGAGAGTTTGGTGAGCTCTACCTTGTCAAGTGGACAACAGTTCTGATCCCTCCAACAACATTGATCATAATCAACTTGGTTGGTGTTGTTGCTGGATTTTCGGATGCACTTAATAAAGGGTATGAAGCTTGGGGACCTCTCTTTGGCAAGGTGTTCTTTGCCTTCTGGGTGATTCTTCATTTATACCCCTTCCTCAAGGGTCTCATGGGTCGCCAAAACCGAACACCAACCATTGTTGTTCTGTGGTCAGTGCTTTTGGCCTCAGTCTTCTCTCTTGTTTGGGTGAGAATTAATCCTTTCGTGGGAAAAGCTGATAATTCAAGCCTTTCCCAAGGCTGCATTTCTATAGATTGTTAG
- the LOC142635313 gene encoding NAC domain-containing protein 30-like, producing MADYGNEDDLLPCFRFRPTHVEIIEHYLYNKVHGLPLSSNDVLIECDLYGEKDSWSLRKYFKDSDESSLYFFTKLKKVTTNGSRIQRSTPYGTWKLNNDKPIYRDKAKKNQIGSMRSLTYMPHKGLKSTIGRWVMHEFRLAGSLLRNKQYEDYVICRIESQRNKEKEDRLTREVIQNEEHSVEIFEQQKDGMTNTKFADDIDDIKLEQLGAYVSSLEFESRPWEWDWTAIDTTSSNLHAANALEA from the exons ATGGCGGATTATGGTAACGAAGATGATCTTTTGCCTTGCTTTAGGTTTCGACCAACGCATGTTGAGATTATTGAACATTATCTCTACAATAAGGTACATGGACTGCCGCTGAGTTCAAACGACGTTTTGATCGAGTGTGATCTCTATGGAGAAAAGGATTCCTGGAGTTTGAGGAAATACTTCAAGGACAGCGATGAGAGTAGTCTTTACTTCTTCACGAAACTGAAGAAAGTGACAACCAATGGTTCAAGAATACAAAGGAGCACTCCCTACGGCACATGGAAACTCAATAACGATAAGCCAATATATCGAGATAAAGCTAAGAAGAACCAAATTGGCTCTATGAGAAGTCTTACTTATATGCCGCACAAAGGGCTCAAATCTACCATCGGCCGATGGGTAATGCATGAGTTTAGACTGGCGGGGAGCCTCCTACGCAATAAACAG TATGAGGATTACGTGATTTGTAGGATCGAAAGCCAAcgaaataaggaaaaagaagacaGGCTTACACGAGAGGTCATTCAAAATGAAGAGCATTCTGTAGAAATATTTGAGCAACAGAAAGATGGAATGACTAACACTAAGTTTGCGGATGACATTGATGACATCAAATTAGAACAGTTGGGGGCTTACGTTTCATCGTTAGAATTTGAATCACGCCCATGGGAATGGGATTGGACGGCAATAGACACAACATCCTCAAACCTTCATGCTGCCAATGCCTTAGAGGCTTAG